A stretch of Dermochelys coriacea isolate rDerCor1 chromosome 6, rDerCor1.pri.v4, whole genome shotgun sequence DNA encodes these proteins:
- the ASCL2 gene encoding achaete-scute homolog 2: MNGGPIAAAMQQPPRPCTSFPLHGCGAGSLGMKFQPMPGAVSSTVPQQQQLLVAAKGPAQNPSSSAARCKGSKRRSGSPELLRCKRRLAFPGQPQPPAAGGAAAVARRNERERNRVKLVNLGFQTLRQHVPNGAASKKMSKVETLRSAVEYIRALQQLLDEHDAVRAAFHEGLLPAARAAPGGGGCSYSSASPSFASASSSSSSGREGSSAPGSPHSAYSSDESGYEGALSPEERELLDFTSWIGSY, from the coding sequence ATGAACGGCGGGCCAATAGCAGCTGCCATGCAACAGCCACCCCGGCCTTGCACAAGTTTTCCCCTGCACGGATGCGGCGCCGGTTCCTTGGGGATGAAGTTCCAGCCGATGCCAGGTGCAGTCTCCTCCACGgtgccgcagcagcagcagctgctggtggcCGCTAAGGGCCCGGCTCAGAACCCCAGCTCCTCCGCGGCGCGCTGCAAAGGCTCCAAGCGGCGCTCCGGCTCGCCCGAGCTGCTGCGCTGCAAGAGGCGCCTGGCTTTCCCGGGGCAGCCGCAGCCGCCGGCGGCGGGGGGAGCCGCGGCCGTGGCCCGGCGCAACGAGCGCGAGAGGAACCGGGTGAAGCTGGTCAACCTGGGCTTCCAGACCCTGCGCCAGCACGTGCCCAACGGCGCCGCCAGCAAGAAGATGAGCAAGGTGGAGACGCTGCGCTCGGCCGTGGAGTACATCCgagccctgcagcagctgctggacgAGCACGACGCCGTCCGCGCCGCCTTCCACGAGGGCCTCCTGCCCGCCGCGCGGGCCGCacccggcggcggcggctgctcctACTCCTCCGCGTCTCCCTCCTTCGCCTccgcctcctcttcctcctccagcgGCCGGGAGGGCAGCTCGGCGCCGGGCTCCCCGCACTCGGCGTATTCCTCGGATGAGAGCGGCTACGAGGGGGCGCTGAGCCCCGAGGAGCGCGAGCTGCTGGACTTCACTAGCTGGATCGGGAGCTACTGA